Proteins encoded together in one Streptomyces sp. B1I3 window:
- a CDS encoding DUF4097 family beta strand repeat-containing protein: MQNFDTPAPISAVLDLPAGRVRFIAADRADTTVEVLPADASRGQDVKAAERTTVAYGDGVLRITASPAKNRILGSSGSVEVTVQLPAGSRVEAKAAGAEFRGVGRLGDVAFESAQGSVKLDETASAHLTLLAGDVSVGRLGGPGEISTQQGDINITEAMGGTVELRTLSGGISVGAARGVSASLDAGTTYGRIHNALKNTDGAAAGLTIHATTAHGDITARSL, encoded by the coding sequence ATGCAGAACTTCGACACCCCCGCCCCGATCTCCGCCGTGCTCGACCTCCCCGCAGGGCGCGTCCGGTTCATCGCCGCCGACCGGGCCGACACCACGGTCGAGGTCCTGCCCGCCGACGCCTCCAGGGGCCAGGACGTGAAGGCGGCCGAGCGGACCACGGTCGCCTACGGAGACGGTGTCCTGCGGATCACCGCCTCACCGGCGAAGAACCGGATCCTCGGCAGCTCCGGGTCCGTCGAGGTGACCGTCCAGCTGCCCGCAGGCTCCCGCGTCGAGGCGAAGGCGGCCGGCGCCGAGTTCCGGGGCGTCGGACGGCTCGGTGACGTCGCCTTCGAGAGCGCGCAGGGCTCGGTCAAGCTCGACGAGACCGCGAGCGCCCACCTCACCCTCCTCGCCGGTGACGTGTCGGTCGGCCGCCTGGGCGGCCCCGGGGAGATCAGCACCCAGCAGGGCGACATCAACATCACCGAGGCCATGGGCGGCACGGTCGAACTGCGCACCCTGTCCGGCGGGATCTCGGTCGGCGCCGCCCGCGGAGTCTCCGCCTCCCTGGACGCCGGCACCACATACGGCCGGATCCACAACGCGCTCAAGAACACCGACGGCGCCGCCGCCGGCCTGACCATCCACGCGACCACCGCCCACGGCGACATCACCGCCCGCAGCCTGTGA